The Bacillota bacterium genome includes a window with the following:
- a CDS encoding S-methyl-5'-thioinosine phosphorylase has translation MGKARLAVIGGTGFEDPALLGRPTQTQLVETRFGSASVSFYAIRGETVAFLSRHGPSHTIPPHGVNYRANIAALASIGVERVVSTAAVGSLRRELAPGTVVVVDQFLDFTRQRPFTFFDGDTPGACVVHTDFTEPYCPEVRARLLEAARSEKLAVRPSGCYVGLEGPRYESAAEVRAFAMLGGDVVGMTGLPEAVLAREAGLCFATVAVVTNLGAGLSGAPLSHREVEQAMASLRPRVLKIMLEAILALPAERHCPCANVPGRGLVR, from the coding sequence GTGGGTAAAGCCAGGCTTGCCGTCATCGGGGGCACGGGCTTCGAGGACCCGGCCCTCCTCGGCCGGCCGACGCAGACGCAGTTGGTCGAAACGCGTTTCGGAAGCGCTTCCGTTTCGTTTTACGCGATCCGGGGAGAGACGGTAGCGTTTCTCTCCCGCCACGGCCCCTCCCACACCATTCCGCCGCACGGGGTCAACTACCGGGCCAACATCGCGGCGCTGGCGTCCATCGGGGTCGAACGGGTCGTTTCCACGGCGGCGGTCGGCTCGCTTCGGCGGGAACTGGCGCCCGGAACGGTCGTGGTCGTGGACCAGTTCCTCGACTTCACCCGTCAGCGTCCGTTCACGTTCTTTGACGGTGATACGCCGGGGGCCTGCGTGGTGCACACCGACTTCACCGAGCCTTATTGCCCCGAGGTCCGGGCCAGGCTGCTCGAGGCCGCCCGCAGCGAGAAGCTGGCCGTGCGGCCGTCCGGCTGCTACGTGGGCCTGGAAGGCCCCCGCTACGAGTCGGCGGCCGAGGTGCGTGCGTTTGCGATGCTGGGCGGCGACGTGGTAGGCATGACCGGCCTGCCGGAGGCGGTGTTGGCCCGGGAGGCGGGGCTCTGCTTTGCGACGGTGGCGGTCGTGACCAACCTGGGCGCCGGGCTTTCGGGAGCACCCCTTTCCCACCGCGAGGTGGAGCAGGCAATGGCGTCGCTGCGGCCCCGGGTGCTGAAGATCATGCTGGAGGCCATTCTGGCGCTGCCCGCCGAGCGTCACTGCCCCTGCGCAAACGTCCCTGGCCGGGGCCTCGTGCGGTAG